CTTGCTACAAATTCTTACTGATGATGTATTAGTTAGGGGTGATACAAAACTTCTTACTACTATGGCGATCGCTGTAGTAGTAATGAATGTGATTTCCAGTAGCCTTTCACTTGTACAGTCTAATTTAATTGCTCACTTTGCACAACGTCTGCAATTAGGGCTAGTACTGGAATTTGGACGGCAAATTTTACGATTACCTCTTTCTTATTACGAAGCCCGTCGCAGTGGAGAAATTGTCAGCCGCCTGCGAGATATCGAGCAGATTAATCAGTTAGTTTCTCAAGTTGTTGTTACTCTACCAAGCAAGTTTTTTATTGCTGTAATTTCTTTTGGCTTGATGGCTTTTTATAGCTGGAAACTTACTGTAGTGGCTCTATTAGTAGCTGTAGTTATGACTATAACTACATTTATTTTTCAGCCTACTTTACAGCAAAAAACCCGCGATCTTTTAGTCACAGAAGCAGAAGCACAAGGTGTTTTAGTAGAAACCTTTAAAGGCGCACTTACCCTCAAAACTACCACCGCCTCACCTCAATTTTGGGATGAATTTCAAAACCGATTTAGTCGTGTTGCTAAATTAACACTAAGCACGATGCAAATTGGCATTATCAATAGTAGTTTTTCTACTTTAGTTTCTGGTGTTGGTAGTGTTGCCCTACTATGGTTTGGCGGAAATTTAGTGATCAATCCTGCTGAAAACCTCAGTATTGGGCAACTTCTGGCTTTTAACTCAATGAATGGTAATTTTGTAGGCTTAATTGGCACTATAATCACTTTTGTAGATGAATTTACTCGTGCTAAAACTGCTACCCAACGCCTTACAGAAGTTATCGACGCTACAGCAGAAAATGAAGGTGATGGTAAAAAGCCTTTTGCTAAAATTCCTGGCGATGCTGATATTACTTGTACAGATGCCAACTTTCATTATGCTGGTCGGCTTGACTTATTAGAAAACTTTTCTTTAACAATTCCTGGCGGTAAAGTTATAGCCATCATTGGTAAATCTGGTTGTGGTAAAAGCACTTTAGCTAAACTGATTGCTGGCTTATATCCACTATCATCAGGTAATATCCGTATTGGCTCTTATAATCTACAAGATTTATCTCTTGATTGTCTGCGTCAACAGGTAGTTCTCGTTCCTCAAGACGCTCATTTTTGGAGTCGAACTATTGTAGAAAACTTCCGCTTAGGAGCGCCTCACGTTTCCTTTGAGCAGATTGTCAAAGCTTGTCAAATTGCTGATGCTGATGATTTTATCAGTAAACTTCCTGATAAATATCAAACTATTTTAGGTGAATTTGGAGCAAATATTTCTGGGGGGCAACGGCAACGGCTGGCAATAGCACGAGCCATTGTCACAGATCCCTCAGTACTAATTTTGGATGAATCTACTGGTGGACTTGATCCAGTGAGTGAAGCACAAGTTTTGGAGCGTTTATTCAAGTACCGTCGTGGTAAAACCACGATTTTGATTACTCACCGTCCCCAGGTAATTAATCGTTGTGACTGGGTTGTGTTGCTAGACCAAGGTAAGCTGAAAATTCAAGGTTCTTTGCAGGAACTGTATTCTCAAACTGGAGAGCATTTGGACTTTTTAAATCCTTAATTATTAACGTTATATTCAGGTAATTATGCTCCACACCCGTAATGAAAAAATCCTCCCCTCAGTACAAAGTGAAGAATTTCTTCCTCCTGTTAGTCGTTGGACATCGTTAGGGGGAATTTTTCTCATGGCGAGCGTTGGTGCTGCAATTAGCCTCTCCTCATGGTTTAAATATAATGTCACGGTGAAAGCTGCTGCGGCTGTACGTCCTACAGGAGAAATTCGGCTAGTGCAACCAAAAGTGGAAGGAACTGTTAAAAGTATTTTGGTTAAAGAAAATCAGCTTGTCAAACATGGAGATATAATTGCTCGCCTTGATGATGAACAACTACAAATCAAAAGAAGCCAACTACAAGACAGTATCCAACAGAGCAGACTACAAATAATTCAAATTGATGCCCAAATCAGAGCTTTAGATAGCCAGATTGTAGCAGAAGAAACTGTAGCACAGAGGACAGTTTCTTCTGCTAAGGCAGATTTAGGACGCAATCAAAGAGAATACCAAGAGAAGCAAGTTAATACTAGCAGTGAATTACTAGCAGCAGAAGCAAGTTTGCAAAAAGCAGGTGCAGACTTGCAAAAATCTCAAGCGGATTTAGACTTTGCAAAGTTAGATCGCGATCGCTATGAGCAACTAACACAAATTGGTGCAATTGGTCGGCGTGAGTATGAGCAGAAAAAATTACTTGTTCAGCAAGCAGAATCCAGTCTTGAAGGTGCAAAAAAAGCTGTTGATATTGAAAAAGCCAAAGTGGAATCAGCTAAAGCTGCTGTTAATCCCACTAGTGCAACGGTAGAGATTGCTCAAGAACGCATTGCTCAAGAAACTGCTAGAGGTGAAGCAACCATCGCTACTTTAAAAAAAGAAAAGCAAGCTTTAATTCAGCGACGGGTTGAAATTCAAAGTCAACTCGGACAATCTCAAAAAGACCTCCAACAAGTTGCAAGTCAACTGCAAGATACTATTTTACGGGCAAGTAGTGACGGTATTATCCTTAAGCTAAATTTGCGGAACCCCGGTCAAGTACTACGTGCTAGCGAGTCTATTGCTGAAATTGCTCCTGATAATGCTCCTCTAGTTATTAAAGCGATCATTCCGACTCAAGAAATTAAACACGTCGCAGTTGGTCAAAAAGTGCAATTGCGGATTGATGCCTGTCCTTATCCTGATTATGGCACTCTCAATGGCATTATTAAAGGTGTTTCTCCAGATGCAATTACACCTCAAAGCAACAATACAGATACATCAACATCAGGTGCTAAAACTAATGCTGCTAGCTACTTTGAAGCAACTATTCAACCCGAAAATATGAAATTTGGAAATGGCGATCGCCAGTGTTATATCCAATCAGGGATGGAGGCGAAAGCAGACATTATTTCTAAAGAAGAGACAGCATTGCAATTTATACTGAGAAAAGCAAGATTAATAACTGATTTGTAAACAGTTAGTATTGTATTATTTAGTTTACAAAAAATACAATATTTTTTTTATTGCTAATAGTAAATACATTCATGAAACGAAAAAAAATAAACATCAAATTAAGTTAGTAATTAATCAGGACAGGTAGTGAATAATTATGGCATATTTTAGTAATTTTTTTACAAACGTCCGTCAGGTTACTAGGTGTAAAGATACCCTAAGCTCCTTAGAATTTCTTTTTAATGGTAGTAAAATAAACAATGTAGAGATAAATTGTGTGTCTGAAATTGTGTGTGCCAATTATACTTTTAGTTGTCTATGTCATAACCTTTAAGAGGTTTATGACATCCTATCACAAGATTCAACAAGCGTTGCAATGGTGGTCTTCTAGGCAGTCTATGAAACTATTTCTAGAAGCTGAGAAAATCCGTGACGGTTTATTACAAGAATCGTTCACAATACGTCGTAGCTTAGATTTGTTGGCAATAGACAATCTGAATTTATCACTCACTAAAACTCAAGAATGCCTAAAGAAAGTTGATAACTTTTATCATTCGTTAGTACAATTGAGCGATCGCTTATTTCCTGCATATATTCAAGATAGCTTGCCTTTGGCTATAGAATTCTCATTAGAACAGTGGATAGCATCAAATTCCCACTTAGATTTTCATATTGATATGCCAATCTATTGGCGATATGAATCTGCTGATCGTAGTTTGATAGTTTTAAGAGCTTTAGAAGAGTTATTGGCAATCACTTTGCCAGAAGTTTTGATACCAACATCAGTTTTTATCAGTTTAAAACAACAGGAAAACATATCTCAACTAATAGTTAAAATTACATATACTGACCTCTCCACACTTGTTTTTTATTCTAGCTTTACAGAATTAGAGTATCTTTGCGAAAGTTTCCGATTTTTAACTTCCGGAAAATGTTATTTTAGTAGACACAATCTCAGTGTTACTTACTATTTTTCTTGGTAAACATTACTTCTGCACTTTATGCTTACTTAAAACAATTCTCTGAAAAAATATTTTTAGTTATAAATACAGAATAATATACTAATTAAGGACTAAACAACTTAATATATGAAATTTATACATATAAAAGTAAAGATTTAATATTTACGTACCCAAACGGCAGGGTGTTATTAGGGTGTTAATTATGAAACAAGCTTTAACAGATAAGGAATTGCTGAAGATTTTAGTAATTGATGACCACGAATCAGTTTTGGCTGGAACTGTCAATGTACTGCGAAAACATTACCCTGATGCTGAATTTATCATTGCTGTAAATGCTAAGAATGCTCTCGATCAAGTTACTACCTTACAGCTTGATCTTGTAGTTATGGATCTTTCTATTCCAAATAATTCTGGAATGACAGCTCGGCCTGATACAGGTGTTCAACTTCTCAGAACCCTGATGAAAAACTATCCCAACCTGAATATTGTTGTCCAAAGTGCTAATGTCAGAACACTGGTAAGAATTAGACCTGATATTGACAGTCATAAAGGAGGTTTTACAGTTGCGGATAAAAGTCTTTCTACTCAGGAAATGTTAACCAGAGTTGATTGGGCATTACAAGGATTAACTCATACAAAAGATATCAAAGGAATTCATTCAGGATTAGAAGTTAAACCGGAATGGCTAAGGGTGCTAACTTTAGCATTTGAAGAAGGATTGCAAGATAAGACTATTGCTGAGAGAATGTGTCTATCTGAACGCATGGTGCGTCATTACTGGAGTAAACTACAAGACGCTTTAGATGTTTATCCTGAAGAAGGTAAAAATATCCGAATTCAAACTGAAATGCGAGCTAGAGAAGAAGGACTGATTGATTAATAAAAAATACGTATATTAATATATACATAAGCATAAATCGTCTGTCATCTTAATTAGTAACTGTGCTGCTAAAGATGCGATATTTATTTTTTTATTGATAGTAAAAGTCAATCAGAATTATTAAAGGTAAATATCTCAAAGCCCAGTTTCCTTTGTAGATGCGTTTGAGATGGGAAGATATTAATTTTATTTTTATAGAAATTTCTGGTTAAAAAGCTATCTTTTTTAACCAGAAATTGCTAAAGTCTTGATATTGTGGGATTTATCTCCGATTTTGTCACCTCTTCAGATAAGTGTGACTTTTTTATTCATTCATTAATGATCTGTTAACGATGACTCAGAGCTAATTAACAGCTAAAGAGTAAGTAGACGCTTATGCAGCCTGGACTTTGGATAAAAATCAAAGAGGAAATTGGCATTTGGCGTGTAGGTGTATTTCCAGGCATTGCAGTAATTGGCTTGATAATTATTGCTCGTCTCACAGGTGTAATGCAATCTTTAGAGTGGCTAGCTTTTGATAGCTTTCTACGTCTACGCCCTCAAGAAACTTTAGATGAAAGAATTCTGGTAGTGGGTATTAATGAAGATGATATTCGCACTCGCAAAAATGCTCCGATAGATTCTTCTATATCAGATCGCGACTTAGCACAGCTATTATTAAAATTAGAGACTTACAAACCCAGAGCCATTGGTCTTGATGTTTATAGAGATTTCCCAGTTAACCCTGGACATAATGAACTAGTTGCAGCTTTTCAAAGTCTGAAAAATTTAATTGCCATAGAGAAAGTATTACCCGATGAAGTTGCTCCACCACTAGCATTGCCACCTACACAAGTTGGTTTTGCAGATCAAATTACAGATAGTGATGGCAAATTAAGGCGCAATCTTTTGGCAACACCAACACATAAAGGATACAAGTTATCTTTGTCTTTAAGTTTGGCAGCAATTTATTTAGCTCGTGAAGGTATTAGTTTAGAAAACGGTATTCGCGATCGCGCTGCTATTAGATTTGGTAATACTGAACTACCCAGGTTTTTACCCAACTCTGGGGCATATGTGCGAACAGACGCAGGTGGAGTTCAAGTACTACTGAATTTTCGTAGTGGTCGACAAAGGTTCAGGACTTTATCTTTATATGATTTCAAAGCTGGTAAATTTAATCCAGATTGGATACGCGATCGCATTGTCATCATTGGGATAACTTCCCCCAGCCGTAAAGACTTCATCACTACTTCTGCTATTGAATCTATTAAACCAGCAGCAGGACGAGTATATGGAGTGGAAATTCAAGCACACGCTGTTAGCCAAATTATCAGTGGAGTACTTGATTCTCGACCACTCTTAAAGACTTGGCAAGATGGATGGGAATATATATGGATTTTGGGCTGGGGTTTTTTAGGAATTGCTAGTGCTAGGCTGACGAAATCTCCTCTTAAAAATCTTGTAGTTGTTGGTATTGCTACTCTGGGCTTAGTAGTTTTTAGTTACTTACTCCTAATTTGGGGTTGGTGGGTGCCGTTTATACCTGCATTTCTGGTTTTAACTTTAAATGGTATAGAATTAACGGCTCTATATCAACATGACCAAGCTTTGCGATCGGGAATTAAAGCTAGACAAGCTATTATTGAACGTACATTTGAAACTATTCACAATGGTCCCTTACAAAACCTAGCAAAAGTTTTGAAGCTCGTTCGAGACCAAGATTCACAAACCAATGAATTGCTGCCAGAATTAGAAAAAGAGCTTGAGAAATTAAATCACGAATTACGGGGAATTTATGAATTTTTACAACGAGAACCACTTGCTCAAGATACGAGTCTTTATTTAGGGAAAAGTCTTGTCCTAAATTTGCAAGATCCGCTTCACGAAATTCTTTATCAAGTTTACAGCCATACCTTAGAGCGAGAGTTTCCTTGCTTTGGAACTATCAGAGTTAAAATTCGAACTTTTGAACCTGTAGATGAGCGACGGTTGAATATTGAAGAAAAGCGAAGTCTCTGCCGATTTCTCGAAGAAGCTTTGTGCAATGTTGGCAAACACGCTACAGGAGTAACCCGTCTTGAAGTCACTTGCTCTTCATCTGAAGGCTGGTACACTCTTAGCATTGTAGATGATGGCTTGGGAGTCAGTTCATCTAGAGAAGGGAGGGGAACACAACAGTTTAGAAATTTAGCCCGACAATTCAAAGGGAAATTTCGACGAGTACCCCTTTCGCCAAGAGGTACTCTTTGTGAATTATCTTGGCCTATGCAAAAGTTTTGGTGGAAGTGATAATTTAAATTAATATATTGATACAAAGATAAATTGCAATTGCCCACCTAAATTAGCAATGCTTTTAGCTTTTTTTAACCTTTTGTTAATAATAAAAACTATTAATCTTGCTTAAAGTTAAATAACTAAGTAGGCATAAATAAACGTACTAAAGTGGTTTGAATATTCAAAAAACAGTAGTTACAAGCTAGCTGCACCACATAGCTATCCTAATATCTAATAGCAACAAAATATTATGACTATGTTTATTCATACCCAGTAAGTTGACTACAAAAAAAAGTAGTACAAGTGAATAAGAAATGAAAAATTTTGACTAAGTAAAATTTTTATAGCTATAGAGTAATGTATGATTAAATAACAGAAAAATGCAGAAGATCATAATATCTGCACATCTGTCAATACATTTTTGTTCAATTGTTAAGCATAACTAGAAAACTTTTTTAAGTATTTGATTATGAAAATACTGAAGGAGGAGGAATTATGGTGGAAGCATATTTTTTTAGCGAAAAATTATCTGAAATAATACGAAAAACAGAAACTTCAGCTTGTAGTTTAGCCTACATCTACAAAAGTGAAATGCACCCAATGATGACTTACAAGAAATCTCACCTGCACAAACTTTTGAACACCAAAGTTTTAATAAGTTGTATTTTGACTACAACGTTAGGTATATCTCAGACTGCATTAGCAGGATATCAACCACCACCAGATCAAAAACCCCCTAGTGGGTATTCAGACTCATCAGGCGTGAGGGGAGGGTGCAAAACAACCAGCGGGCGATCGCTAACACTACTTGCTCCAATAACTCATGTTGGACAAACCACTTCACCTCACCCAACTTTTGCTTGGTTTATACCCTATGATCAGCCTGTACCTATACAATTTAGTCTCTACGAATTTGACACTAACCTTAAACCCAAAAAGCTCAATATTTATACACATCAATTCCAAAGTTCACAAGGAATCATGAAACGTTCCTTGCCACAAAAGTCACCGGGTTTAAGCGTAGGTAAAAGATATCTCTGGCAGTTGCAAACTTTATGTAATCCTAATCACCCTTCTCAAAACCCCATTGCTAGGGCAGAAATAGAGGTTATAGAAGTACCCCAAAGTCTTTTACATAGCCTCTCTGCGACTAGAAATCCTGCGCTCAAAGCCAGTCTCTACGCCAAGGCGGGTATCTGGTATGATGCCCTGAGCGAACTTCTACCTTCCACTTCCAAAGGGGAAATAAATCAAGTCTTTAGTAGTATGTTAGCTAGCCTGGCTAAGTTAGAGAAAACAGAGCAAAGTAGTTATTTAAGCAACACGGCTATGAGCGATAGGCTTGGCGCTTGATAATAGCAGCTTTTGCAGCAGCCTTAATAAAATTTGTTCCCTAAGTATTCGGCTATAAAAATACTTTTTTTAAAATTTTTCCTAAATATCGGCTATTAGATTCAGTATTAAAAAATTCAAAATCACTAAAGTTCTGCTCCGAGGCTTTCTCAGACTTTTCATTGTCTCAAACTTTCAGGCATTTTGAGACGATGAAAAGTCTGAGCTTCTACTATTAACTTCGAGATATTTAAACCTTAACAGTAAACAAAGCAGGTATAGACAAGGAAAAGTTATGAATTAGTAATTAATTTAACCATTGAATTCAAGATAATTTTTAATCATTGATTATCTAAAGCCAATTACCCACAAGGATAAAGGCTGCCCAATAGGCGGGATGAGAAGAAACTTTATTACTAGAAATCAGTGCTTGCTGAGCTGTACGCAGAGCCTCTGCTTTACTCACTCCAGAATGACGCCAAGCCTGATAAAATTTAGTAACTAACTCAACGGTTGAGGCATCGTTAATCGACCAAAGAGAAGCTAAGGAAGTCCTTACACCAGCCTGCACCGCAACTCCAGCCAGCCCAAGAGCATTACCATTACTGTCATTACCAATAGCAGTTTCACAAGCAGTTAGTGTCAGTAAATCTATTGTTTTAGCGTCATCACCTAGACTGCGAATGATGCTATCTAGCTCAGTGATAGTAAGCTTGTCGTTATCACCTGTAACCAAGAAAGTATCTTCGGGATCTTTACCAAACTCACCGTGGGTAGCAATATGAATAATTGGATATAGATGTTGGTGGAGTTCGGCTCGTAAGCGATCGCGTGTAAAATTTTGATTTAATAACTGTTTGCTCCCCGGAATTTGTTCCTCAACTTCACGGATTTCAGAGGCTACCTTACTCAAAGCCTGATATCTTCGGCCATTAACTATTGCATCTTTGGTTAACCCAACAACTAGCGCCCGTAAATTTTCGCGCTGTACTGTTTGAAAATTAGTTGAAGTCAGGCTGAGAGTATTAGCAATAGCATACTTCTCAACCAAGAATTTCTCACCATCATGCAGTGCTGCCATTGGCACGCTGCGAAGAATTCCGTCTTGGATGAAAATTAGAGTTTTTATCCCCAATGACTCTAAATCATTGCCGAAAGGACGAACCATCCAGTCGTATAGCTTCTGTGCCTGTTCAGGATTGTAGATAATATTACCGTAATCTTCAAGTCCAATACGAAATTTATTGACTTCTGCTCTCAACGTTTTGCTATCAAGATTAATCAACTTAAACTTTTTATAACCACCAGGAAAAGTAATTATAATTGCAGTCTTTTTTTCTAAAATAATAGTATTTAAAATTGCTGCTCTTTTTTTTACTATTTCTAAGCTTAATTGTTTATTGTTCCCCGCTAATAATTTACAGTTAGCAATACAATACTTTTGCGTTTCTACTATTCGTAGTTGTTCAATGGCTACACTTATAGTATTTAAATAATTATTAACACTTTCTTTTGTAAGTTTAGTAAAATTTTCATTAAGTAAAGTTAATTTTAAATCAATAAACTGACGGTAAACTATTCCAAAAGCATCTCTAACATCAAAATTAAATTTTTGAGTAATGTTCCAATTAGCAATAATAAATTTATATAAAATTTTACAAGCCGTTTCATAATAATTAATAGATTCAATAAATTGATTCTGTGCTTTTAAAATGCGTCCAGTTTGCCAGTACCATAAAAATAAATTATCTTGAAAGTTCGACTCCTTTTCAGCAATATTTTGAGCTTGCTTAGTTAATTTCAAAGCTTGTTGATAATCAAAACGGCATTCGTAAAAGTGTCCAAGATTTCCTATGGCAAATGATAAAGCAGAAAAATCTTTCAAACGTCGAGCAATTGAGACTGCTTGAACAAGTAAATCTAAAGCTTTCGAGTTTTTAAGTGATTCTGGACATTCGACTAAAGACGAAATGGCCCTAGATGGAGGTGATTGAACAAAATTAGCTAAATCTATGGCAGCATAGACTTTAGAAGGAGAATCTGGTAATTTTTCCAGCAGATATAAACCTTGTCCTACTATTTCTGAAGTTATATTTGATACTTTTAAAGCTTTTTTCCTTTGTTTAATTACATTTTCAAAATTCCTATTGGCGTAGCTTGTAATACCTTGATTTAGGTATTGTTCAGCATTAGCTTGCCAAGTTGCTAAGGTAATCTGACTCAGGCATAGACAAAAGGTAAGGCTACACAAGAATAGCCATCGTAACAAATAGTGTCTACTTGGCATAAGAGTTCTTGATCGTGGTTTTTAGTAAAATTAAATTACAAAAAAATACTGAAATATTGTATTTGTATTTAACTTAAAAAACTATCTACTATCTGGGAGATAAATAAAACTTCGATAAAAATTTAACACTATATAAATACAGCAGAATACATTTGTCAGAATTCAGACGTAAAACAGCCTTTACACCTGACTTTTAGACCTACAGCAGAATTTAGAATTCAGGAGTCAGAATGGGCTACGCCCCGCTACGCTAACAGAATGAGAACAGGCTTTATACGTGACTTTAAGGCCTATATTGTGTACTTCATCAACTTGAAATTTGCTATACTTTGCATAGCTACCAAATTGCCTACAAACGATAAAGCGATCGCCAAATACAAAAATTTTAGTTTTCTCATTCCAATTAAATTTAACTAATAAAAACTTTAAATACTAAAGATTACATATTGACAATATAGTTAAAGTTTGTGCGGATAATAATTAGTACTTTTTATTTAAATAGAATAATACTTTCAATTTCACATTAATCAAAGCTATAAAACTCATGTAAAAACTCATATTAAGTTATATTATTTATACTAAGTATAAATAATTGTGGATGCAGTAATTTTTTATCATGGTTTTACACGCCTAAATTCTTTCTTTTAGTAAAAAGCAAACTACACGATTGAGCATTGAAATCAGAACTGTATTCACAGGTGCAGCCTCTTGACAGGAAAATTTTGCTCATCAACCGTGCCACTATAGAGAATAAAGCGTCAACTTGAGCAATAGGAAGACTAAGAACGCTGTGCAGATAACATTCTTAGGGACGAGTTCCGGTGTACCCACGCGATCGCGCAATGTTTCTAGCGTCGCTTTGAGGCTACCTCAAAGGGCAGAGCTGTGGTTATTCGACTGTGGTGAAGGCACCCAGCATCAAATTTTGCGGAGTGACCTGAAAATTAGCCAACTCTCCCGAATTTTTATCACTCATATGCATGGTGACCACATCTTCGGCTTGATGGGACTTCTTGCCAGTTGCGGCTTAGCTGGCAATGTAGAGCGAGTTGATATATACGGCCCATCAGGATTAAATGAATATATTCAAGCAGCCTCACGCTACTCTCATACACACTTTTCCTACCCCATTAAAGTCCACGCTATCCGTCCAGGGGTAATTTATGAAGACGATGAGTTTACCATTAGCTGTGGTCTTTTACATCACCGTATTACAGCTTTTGGCTACCGCGTTGCAGAAAAAGACCGAGCAGGACGCTTTGATGTGGAAAAAGCCAAAGCGTTAGAAATACCTCCCGGTCGCATTTATGGTCAACTTAAACGTGGTGAAACTGTGACCCTTAGCGATGGACGAGTGATTAATGGCACTGAATTGTGCGGCCCAACAGAAATTGGTCGGAAGATTGCTTATTGTACAGATACACTTTACTGTGATGGTGCAGTGGAATTAGCAAAAGATGCAGATGTCTTAATTCATGAGGCAACCTTTGCTCATCAAGATGCAGATATGGCTTTTCAACGCTTGCATTCCACAAGTACAATGGCAGCACAAACAGCTTTAGCTGCTGGAGCGCGTCGGCTGATTATGAGCCATTTTAGTCCCCGGTATGCTCCTGGAAATAGCTTGGAGTTAAAGGATCTACTTCAGGAAGCGCGTGCTATTTTTCCTAAGACCGACATAGCTTATGATTTCATGATTCATGAAGTTCCCAGACGACGGGAAGTGGAGTTAACCAAGGTAGGCGTATAAATTTTGAATTTTCCGAAAAGTCTAAACGCCGACTTTTGGCAAGCCTCCTATGCCCTAGAATTACTAATTCAGTAATTTTGGAAAAACCTCTTTGCTACGAGACTACGGTGTACACTCATCTTGTTCAAAACCTCACCTTCGCTTTTAGCCACACTAAAATCTTTCCCTCTCGTTAGTAAGGCAAGGCTAGGGTGTACACGCAAATGACCCAATACCTCAAATTTTCTTGTGTAGTTGTGTAGGGTGTGTTGTAGGGCAGTGCAACGCACCCTTGTCCTATTCGAGAGGCGAACGGGTGATGCTCCTAACGTTGCTCTAAGCGTACCACTTCCCTGCGGGACTAAGGCTAACGTGGAAGCAAGCTAGCGTCTCCAAAGGAGAAGAGAAAGCTTTAGGCTGTGCTAACAGCAGTTGCCTGCGGAGGAAAACCTTCCCGCAATGCTGTTTCACATCCAGATTTTCGATGCGCTAGTATTTTAGTCCATAACGCACCCTATGAGGTGACAGCTAATGTAGATGAGGTTTTTCGACTTGTGTGTACACCTTAGCCTTACTAAAGAGAGGGATGTCCGACAGGGTAAAATAAGGTTTTTAGATATTTATAGATAATTCGAAAACTTGTGTGTACACGACAGTTTACCAGGGAAGGAGAGTCTTTCAAGGGTAGGGGTTTAAGAAAGAGGCAGTTGAGCCAGTAAAATACAGAACTGAGGTCAAACCGCAAAAATAACTAAGGTAGATGCGGTCAAAAATTTCAGGGTGTTGGAGGGAGAATGCAGGTAGGCAAGAATGAGGAATTAAGAAAATGGACTAGAACAGTGA
This region of Nostoc sp. UHCC 0302 genomic DNA includes:
- a CDS encoding CHASE2 domain-containing protein — translated: MQPGLWIKIKEEIGIWRVGVFPGIAVIGLIIIARLTGVMQSLEWLAFDSFLRLRPQETLDERILVVGINEDDIRTRKNAPIDSSISDRDLAQLLLKLETYKPRAIGLDVYRDFPVNPGHNELVAAFQSLKNLIAIEKVLPDEVAPPLALPPTQVGFADQITDSDGKLRRNLLATPTHKGYKLSLSLSLAAIYLAREGISLENGIRDRAAIRFGNTELPRFLPNSGAYVRTDAGGVQVLLNFRSGRQRFRTLSLYDFKAGKFNPDWIRDRIVIIGITSPSRKDFITTSAIESIKPAAGRVYGVEIQAHAVSQIISGVLDSRPLLKTWQDGWEYIWILGWGFLGIASARLTKSPLKNLVVVGIATLGLVVFSYLLLIWGWWVPFIPAFLVLTLNGIELTALYQHDQALRSGIKARQAIIERTFETIHNGPLQNLAKVLKLVRDQDSQTNELLPELEKELEKLNHELRGIYEFLQREPLAQDTSLYLGKSLVLNLQDPLHEILYQVYSHTLEREFPCFGTIRVKIRTFEPVDERRLNIEEKRSLCRFLEEALCNVGKHATGVTRLEVTCSSSEGWYTLSIVDDGLGVSSSREGRGTQQFRNLARQFKGKFRRVPLSPRGTLCELSWPMQKFWWK
- a CDS encoding DUF928 domain-containing protein; the encoded protein is MVEAYFFSEKLSEIIRKTETSACSLAYIYKSEMHPMMTYKKSHLHKLLNTKVLISCILTTTLGISQTALAGYQPPPDQKPPSGYSDSSGVRGGCKTTSGRSLTLLAPITHVGQTTSPHPTFAWFIPYDQPVPIQFSLYEFDTNLKPKKLNIYTHQFQSSQGIMKRSLPQKSPGLSVGKRYLWQLQTLCNPNHPSQNPIARAEIEVIEVPQSLLHSLSATRNPALKASLYAKAGIWYDALSELLPSTSKGEINQVFSSMLASLAKLEKTEQSSYLSNTAMSDRLGA
- a CDS encoding response regulator transcription factor, which gives rise to MKQALTDKELLKILVIDDHESVLAGTVNVLRKHYPDAEFIIAVNAKNALDQVTTLQLDLVVMDLSIPNNSGMTARPDTGVQLLRTLMKNYPNLNIVVQSANVRTLVRIRPDIDSHKGGFTVADKSLSTQEMLTRVDWALQGLTHTKDIKGIHSGLEVKPEWLRVLTLAFEEGLQDKTIAERMCLSERMVRHYWSKLQDALDVYPEEGKNIRIQTEMRAREEGLID
- a CDS encoding peptidase domain-containing ABC transporter, with the translated sequence MKYPHVEQHSEEDCGAACLASISRYYGRTFTLSHIREAVGTGQLGTTLLGLKRGAETLGFNARPVRTSPELLDRINEAPLPAIIHWKGHHWVVLYGRKGNKCVIADPAVGVRYLSKKDVVEGWTDWLMLLLEPDPTFTEQKNDEIGGFWRFFKRVWTFRTILAQALPLNLLLGLLSLASPFLLQILTDDVLVRGDTKLLTTMAIAVVVMNVISSSLSLVQSNLIAHFAQRLQLGLVLEFGRQILRLPLSYYEARRSGEIVSRLRDIEQINQLVSQVVVTLPSKFFIAVISFGLMAFYSWKLTVVALLVAVVMTITTFIFQPTLQQKTRDLLVTEAEAQGVLVETFKGALTLKTTTASPQFWDEFQNRFSRVAKLTLSTMQIGIINSSFSTLVSGVGSVALLWFGGNLVINPAENLSIGQLLAFNSMNGNFVGLIGTIITFVDEFTRAKTATQRLTEVIDATAENEGDGKKPFAKIPGDADITCTDANFHYAGRLDLLENFSLTIPGGKVIAIIGKSGCGKSTLAKLIAGLYPLSSGNIRIGSYNLQDLSLDCLRQQVVLVPQDAHFWSRTIVENFRLGAPHVSFEQIVKACQIADADDFISKLPDKYQTILGEFGANISGGQRQRLAIARAIVTDPSVLILDESTGGLDPVSEAQVLERLFKYRRGKTTILITHRPQVINRCDWVVLLDQGKLKIQGSLQELYSQTGEHLDFLNP
- a CDS encoding HlyD family efflux transporter periplasmic adaptor subunit; translation: MLHTRNEKILPSVQSEEFLPPVSRWTSLGGIFLMASVGAAISLSSWFKYNVTVKAAAAVRPTGEIRLVQPKVEGTVKSILVKENQLVKHGDIIARLDDEQLQIKRSQLQDSIQQSRLQIIQIDAQIRALDSQIVAEETVAQRTVSSAKADLGRNQREYQEKQVNTSSELLAAEASLQKAGADLQKSQADLDFAKLDRDRYEQLTQIGAIGRREYEQKKLLVQQAESSLEGAKKAVDIEKAKVESAKAAVNPTSATVEIAQERIAQETARGEATIATLKKEKQALIQRRVEIQSQLGQSQKDLQQVASQLQDTILRASSDGIILKLNLRNPGQVLRASESIAEIAPDNAPLVIKAIIPTQEIKHVAVGQKVQLRIDACPYPDYGTLNGIIKGVSPDAITPQSNNTDTSTSGAKTNAASYFEATIQPENMKFGNGDRQCYIQSGMEAKADIISKEETALQFILRKARLITDL